A genomic region of Streptomyces sp. NBC_00247 contains the following coding sequences:
- a CDS encoding saccharopine dehydrogenase family protein gives MKRHHGSERPYDVVLYGATGFVGTLTAAYLAAHAPEGLRWALAGRSRERLERLRGELAGTGPEPAVLVADAGDPSALRGLALSAKVVATTVGPFLIHGNELVAACARAGTDYADLTGEAEFIDRTWLGHDATARESGARLVHACGFDSVPHDLGAYFTVRQLPAGVPLTVDAFVRTHAGFSGGTFASAVHAMGRGPQMLAAARERRAREPRLTGRRVRTPLGAPHFSGETGTWALPLPTVDPQIVGRSARTLECYGPDFRYRHFASVKRLPVALGGTTGLMGLVVASQLPPVRAWLTSRYRPGEGPGEERRKRSRFTVRFVGEGGGRRVFTEVSGGDPGYDETARMLGEAALCLALDDLPETAGQVTTAVAMGDALLERLRASGLDFRVAARR, from the coding sequence ATGAAAAGGCATCACGGATCGGAACGCCCCTACGACGTCGTCCTGTACGGCGCCACCGGATTCGTCGGCACCCTGACCGCCGCGTATCTCGCGGCGCACGCCCCCGAAGGCCTGCGCTGGGCGCTGGCCGGGCGGAGCCGGGAGAGGCTGGAACGGCTGCGCGGGGAACTCGCCGGGACGGGTCCGGAACCGGCGGTTCTCGTCGCCGATGCCGGGGACCCCTCAGCACTCCGTGGACTCGCCCTGTCCGCGAAGGTGGTGGCCACCACGGTCGGCCCGTTCCTCATCCACGGAAACGAGCTCGTCGCGGCCTGCGCGCGGGCGGGTACGGACTACGCCGACCTCACCGGCGAGGCCGAGTTCATCGACCGGACCTGGCTCGGCCACGACGCGACCGCCCGGGAGTCCGGGGCGCGCCTGGTGCACGCCTGCGGGTTCGACTCCGTACCCCACGACCTCGGCGCCTACTTCACCGTCCGGCAGCTGCCGGCGGGCGTACCGCTCACGGTCGACGCCTTCGTCCGTACCCACGCCGGGTTCTCCGGGGGGACGTTCGCCTCGGCGGTGCACGCGATGGGCCGGGGACCGCAGATGCTGGCAGCCGCCCGTGAGCGCCGGGCACGCGAGCCCCGGCTCACCGGCCGTCGCGTGCGAACCCCGCTCGGGGCGCCGCACTTCAGCGGGGAGACCGGGACCTGGGCCCTGCCGCTGCCGACCGTGGACCCGCAGATCGTGGGCCGTTCGGCGCGGACACTGGAGTGCTACGGCCCCGACTTCCGCTACCGGCACTTCGCCTCCGTGAAGCGTCTACCGGTCGCGCTGGGCGGCACGACGGGCCTGATGGGCCTGGTCGTGGCATCCCAACTCCCGCCCGTTCGCGCGTGGCTGACGTCTCGTTACCGTCCGGGAGAGGGACCCGGTGAGGAGCGCCGGAAGCGGAGCCGGTTCACCGTCCGGTTCGTCGGCGAGGGCGGCGGCCGTCGGGTCTTCACCGAGGTCTCGGGCGGTGACCCGGGGTACGACGAGACGGCGCGGATGCTCGGCGAGGCCGCCCTCTGCCTCGCCCTGGACGACCTGCCGGAGACCGCGGGCCAGGTGACCACGGCGGTGGCCATGGGAGATGCCCTGCTGGAGCGGCTGAGGGCCTCGGGCTTGGACTTCCGGGTCGCGGCCCGGCGCTGA
- a CDS encoding endonuclease V, whose product MTTFAVPADATEARALQDRLRDRVVAEDSGPVPGTGHATGVDVAYDDERDLVVAAAVVLDAATLDVVAEATAVGRVTFPYVPGLLAFREIPTVLAALESLSADPGLVVCDGYGLAHPRRFGLASHLGVLTGLPVIGVAKNPFTFAHEQPGPKRGDSSPLLDGTEEVGRALRTRSGVKAVFVSVGHRTTLDTACAHTLALTREFRQPETTRRADALCRRALREAAG is encoded by the coding sequence ATGACGACGTTCGCCGTGCCCGCCGACGCCACCGAGGCGCGTGCCCTCCAGGACCGCCTGCGCGACCGGGTGGTGGCCGAGGACTCCGGACCGGTGCCCGGAACCGGCCACGCCACCGGGGTGGACGTCGCCTACGACGACGAGCGGGACCTGGTCGTGGCGGCGGCCGTGGTGCTGGACGCCGCCACCCTCGACGTGGTCGCCGAGGCCACCGCCGTGGGCCGCGTCACCTTCCCGTACGTCCCCGGGCTGCTGGCCTTCCGGGAGATTCCCACGGTGCTGGCCGCACTGGAGTCGCTGAGCGCCGACCCCGGCCTCGTCGTCTGCGACGGATACGGGCTGGCGCACCCTCGCCGGTTCGGACTCGCCAGCCATCTCGGGGTGTTGACCGGACTGCCCGTCATCGGCGTCGCCAAGAACCCGTTCACCTTCGCCCACGAACAGCCCGGTCCGAAACGCGGCGACTCCTCACCCCTGCTGGACGGTACGGAGGAGGTCGGCCGGGCCCTGCGCACCCGGAGCGGTGTCAAAGCGGTCTTCGTCTCCGTGGGGCACCGCACCACACTGGACACCGCCTGCGCCCACACCCTGGCGCTGACCCGGGAGTTCCGGCAGCCCGAGACCACCCGCAGGGCCGACGCGCTCTGCCGCCGCGCGTTGCGGGAAGCGGCCGGCTGA